The proteins below are encoded in one region of Deltaproteobacteria bacterium:
- the aroC gene encoding chorismate synthase, whose amino-acid sequence MRFLTAGESHGPALTVIIEGMPAGVPLRADAIDADLRLRQRGHGRGGRMQIEHDTVEILGGVRHGATIGSPLALLIRNRDFANWRDAMVVEGNSADAVIAARAVHCPRPGHADLAGGLKYDVHDLRNIVERASARETAARMAAGSVARVLLREFDIEVHGQVRQIGSVVAAAGAVVSSDDPGWAAAAASPVRCADAQAGAAMVALIDAARFAKETVGGVFEIHAFGVPPGLGSHVHWDRRLDGLLAQALMSIPGVKGVEIGLGFAQAALYGSKVHDAIAWGNAAATVPCQRLTNHAGGLEGGISNGEPIVLRAVMKPLATVMQPLPSVDLRTKVAAEAHLERSDICVVPAASVVGEAMVAWVLAAALCEKCGGDTLVEMQRNYRGYLAQLAEY is encoded by the coding sequence CTGCGTTTTCTTACTGCCGGTGAATCACACGGGCCGGCGCTCACGGTGATTATTGAAGGGATGCCGGCCGGCGTGCCGTTGCGGGCCGACGCGATCGATGCGGACTTGCGCCTGCGGCAACGAGGACATGGGCGCGGCGGGCGGATGCAGATCGAGCACGACACCGTCGAGATCCTCGGCGGGGTGCGGCACGGCGCGACGATCGGGTCTCCGCTCGCGTTGCTGATTCGGAATCGCGACTTCGCCAATTGGCGGGACGCGATGGTCGTGGAGGGCAACAGTGCGGATGCCGTGATTGCCGCGCGTGCGGTGCATTGCCCGCGCCCTGGTCATGCCGATCTCGCGGGTGGACTCAAATACGATGTTCATGATCTGCGCAATATCGTGGAGCGCGCGAGTGCTCGCGAAACGGCGGCGCGCATGGCCGCGGGGAGCGTGGCGCGCGTGTTGTTGCGCGAGTTCGACATCGAGGTGCACGGACAAGTGCGCCAAATCGGCAGCGTAGTCGCAGCGGCCGGGGCGGTCGTGTCATCTGACGATCCTGGTTGGGCAGCGGCGGCCGCGTCGCCGGTCCGCTGCGCCGACGCGCAAGCGGGGGCGGCGATGGTGGCGCTGATCGATGCGGCGCGCTTCGCGAAAGAGACGGTCGGCGGCGTTTTTGAGATTCATGCGTTCGGCGTGCCGCCGGGGCTCGGGAGTCATGTGCATTGGGATCGGCGACTCGATGGCTTGTTGGCGCAGGCCCTGATGAGCATTCCCGGCGTCAAGGGCGTCGAAATCGGTCTCGGATTCGCGCAAGCGGCACTGTATGGCAGTAAAGTGCATGACGCGATCGCGTGGGGCAATGCAGCGGCGACCGTGCCGTGTCAGCGGCTGACGAATCACGCCGGCGGGCTGGAAGGGGGCATCAGCAACGGCGAACCGATCGTGCTGCGCGCGGTGATGAAGCCACTCGCGACCGTGATGCAGCCTCTGCCGTCGGTCGATCTGCGGACCAAAGTGGCTGCGGAGGCCCATTTGGAGCGCTCCGATATTTGTGTGGTCCCGGCCGCGTCGGTGGTCGGGGAAGCGATGGTCGCGTGGGTGCTCGCAGCGGCACTGTGCGAAAAATGCGGCGGCGACACGTTGGTTGAAATGCAACGTAACTATCGCGGCTATCTGGCGCAACTCGCCGAGTATTGA
- a CDS encoding shikimate kinase, with protein MGHCILTGFIATGKTSVGKLVAATLRCPFYDLDAAIVLATGRAVAEIFANDGEAVFRALERTHLPRLLSAPTGVIATGGGTALDPQNVARMSAAGRVIALNAAPHLVWERLRAESPPTARPLLPAPFDAAQVARLWETRAPSYAQFPDQLDTSDVTPADVAACVVEMLRGVAA; from the coding sequence ATGGGACATTGCATCCTCACCGGATTTATTGCGACCGGCAAGACGAGCGTTGGCAAGCTCGTGGCTGCCACGTTGCGCTGTCCATTTTATGATTTGGATGCCGCCATTGTGCTGGCTACGGGGCGTGCGGTCGCGGAGATTTTTGCCAACGACGGCGAGGCCGTCTTTCGCGCGTTGGAGCGGACGCACTTGCCGCGACTGTTATCGGCGCCGACGGGAGTGATTGCGACTGGCGGCGGCACGGCGCTCGACCCGCAGAACGTCGCGCGGATGTCGGCGGCCGGTCGTGTGATAGCCCTCAACGCGGCGCCGCATCTGGTGTGGGAACGGCTCCGCGCGGAATCCCCGCCCACTGCGCGGCCGTTACTCCCGGCGCCGTTTGATGCCGCGCAAGTGGCGCGGCTCTGGGAGACACGCGCGCCGAGCTATGCGCAATTCCCCGATCAGCTCGATACGTCAGACGTTACTCCGGCCGACGTGGCCGCTTGCGTCGTGGAAATGCTGCGCGGAGTGGCTGCATGA
- the aroB gene encoding 3-dehydroquinate synthase, with amino-acid sequence MTRPTVIRVTAGPDRYPVVVTRGRLSALAAWARVWRPCRRAVIVSHRGLRRRFGSQLQAALRASGLQVGWCLIPEGERSKSLDMVARLYAQCAAQAVDRQTLLVSLGGGVVGDIAGFVAATYLRGLPWVAVPTTLVAQLDSAIGGKVGVNLPSGKNLVGAFYQPWLVYCDLHLLRTLPPERWREGLVEALKCGIVADPTLFRVAQPPLASRNLLSVVCRAARVKARLVAQDPYDRRGMRAWLNLGHTIGHALERAGGYRQWSHGAAVAAGLRAAARLSIRWGYCDAAVVDCVETALDRLHMRRPLPRLARNAWERLLRGEKKRSGETVHFVVMRAIGQVAAHPITIRDLATAITDL; translated from the coding sequence ATGACTCGTCCAACGGTCATCCGCGTGACGGCAGGGCCGGATCGCTACCCGGTGGTCGTGACGCGCGGCCGACTGTCGGCGTTGGCGGCGTGGGCGCGGGTGTGGCGGCCGTGTCGGCGCGCCGTGATCGTGAGTCATCGCGGATTGCGGCGACGCTTCGGGTCGCAGCTCCAAGCGGCGTTGCGAGCGTCCGGATTGCAAGTCGGATGGTGTCTGATCCCGGAAGGGGAGCGGAGCAAATCGCTCGATATGGTGGCGAGGCTCTATGCGCAGTGCGCAGCGCAGGCCGTGGATCGACAGACGCTGCTCGTGAGTCTCGGCGGCGGCGTGGTCGGAGACATCGCGGGTTTCGTGGCCGCGACGTATTTGCGCGGACTCCCGTGGGTGGCGGTGCCGACGACGTTAGTGGCCCAACTCGATAGCGCGATCGGCGGCAAAGTCGGCGTCAATTTGCCGAGCGGGAAAAACCTCGTCGGGGCTTTTTATCAGCCGTGGCTGGTCTATTGCGACTTGCACTTGTTGCGGACGTTGCCGCCGGAGCGATGGCGCGAGGGGTTGGTGGAGGCGCTGAAATGCGGGATCGTGGCGGATCCGACGTTGTTTCGCGTGGCGCAGCCGCCGCTTGCCTCGCGCAATCTTTTATCGGTAGTATGCCGCGCCGCACGCGTGAAGGCCCGGCTGGTGGCGCAAGACCCGTATGATCGGCGGGGAATGCGGGCTTGGTTGAACTTGGGCCACACGATCGGGCATGCATTGGAGCGGGCCGGCGGATATCGGCAATGGTCGCATGGCGCGGCGGTGGCGGCAGGATTGCGGGCCGCCGCGCGCTTGTCGATACGGTGGGGATATTGTGATGCGGCAGTCGTCGACTGCGTGGAAACGGCGCTTGATCGATTGCACATGCGGCGGCCGTTGCCGCGGTTGGCGCGGAACGCGTGGGAGCGGTTGCTGCGGGGCGAAAAGAAACGGTCTGGGGAGACGGTGCATTTTGTGGTGATGCGTGCTATCGGCCAGGTCGCTGCGCATCCGATCACGATACGCGACTTGGCGACAGCGATAACGGATCTCTGA
- a CDS encoding tetratricopeptide repeat protein yields MMNLGTLHPDLVNNTLFLQYYQRWQSQQQSVAFVGVADLLFAYGCFQEAIRVCEEGLRHNPHLVSGRLILARALEATQCYDAAKRVVEEILERAPNNAEAKTLHTYLGRAPLPVVVPLPATPAVAPAPRSAIQPERAAPAAAVEQGFSNPWATLTMARLYAQQGLRAEALKTYEAIVQREPDNQMARQELQQLRVQAPATYGSEAPRAH; encoded by the coding sequence ATGATGAACTTAGGCACGTTGCATCCCGATTTAGTGAATAACACGCTCTTCCTGCAGTATTATCAACGCTGGCAGAGTCAGCAGCAGTCGGTCGCATTTGTCGGCGTGGCGGATCTGTTGTTCGCGTACGGTTGTTTTCAAGAAGCGATTCGGGTCTGCGAGGAAGGCTTGCGCCACAACCCGCACCTGGTCTCCGGTCGACTGATCTTGGCGCGCGCGCTGGAAGCGACGCAATGCTACGACGCCGCCAAACGAGTGGTCGAAGAGATCCTCGAAAGGGCGCCGAATAATGCGGAAGCGAAGACGTTGCACACCTACCTCGGCCGTGCGCCGCTGCCGGTGGTGGTACCGTTACCTGCGACGCCGGCCGTTGCGCCAGCGCCTCGTTCCGCCATTCAGCCGGAACGTGCGGCGCCAGCGGCTGCGGTTGAGCAGGGCTTCAGCAATCCGTGGGCGACGCTCACGATGGCGCGCTTGTATGCGCAGCAAGGGCTTCGCGCGGAGGCGTTGAAGACCTATGAAGCGATCGTGCAGCGCGAGCCGGACAATCAAATGGCCAGACAGGAGCTGCAACAATTACGCGTCCAAGCTCCCGCTACGTACGGAAGTGAGGCCCCGCGTGCGCACTGA
- a CDS encoding 3-dehydroquinate dehydratase: MKRSCSASRTIKWPDRSCNNYASKLPLRTEVRPRVRTDGVALQGLTYPPPAAAGTSSATRYAGPPPRASHPLGTAKPLEPPPQRRCAADRSLTTRLLVLHGPLLDHLGTREPALYGHLTLAVLNARIAAQADALGVGVDCVHCPTEDALVAGIVAAPTHADALILNPGPLTHTSVAVRDAVALLLMPVIEVHLTNIAAREPFRHYSVVAPIVAGTIAGLGPAGYEAAVVAAVRLLAERAEGRT; the protein is encoded by the coding sequence ATGAAGCGATCGTGCAGCGCGAGCCGGACAATCAAATGGCCAGACAGGAGCTGCAACAATTACGCGTCCAAGCTCCCGCTACGTACGGAAGTGAGGCCCCGCGTGCGCACTGACGGCGTGGCGTTACAGGGGCTCACGTACCCTCCGCCTGCGGCTGCGGGCACTTCCTCGGCGACCCGCTACGCGGGTCCCCCGCCTCGGGCGTCGCATCCCCTTGGTACGGCAAAGCCACTGGAGCCTCCCCCTCAACGCCGCTGTGCGGCTGATCGGAGTCTCACGACGCGGCTGCTGGTGTTGCACGGTCCGTTGCTCGATCACTTAGGCACGCGGGAACCCGCGCTGTATGGACATCTGACGTTGGCTGTGTTGAATGCCCGCATTGCTGCGCAGGCGGACGCGTTGGGAGTTGGCGTGGACTGTGTCCACTGCCCGACCGAAGACGCGTTGGTTGCAGGGATCGTTGCCGCGCCGACGCACGCGGACGCGCTGATCCTGAATCCGGGACCGCTGACGCATACCAGCGTCGCAGTGCGTGACGCCGTGGCGCTATTGTTGATGCCGGTCATTGAAGTCCATTTAACAAATATCGCCGCGCGGGAACCGTTTCGTCACTATTCCGTCGTGGCGCCGATTGTAGCCGGCACGATCGCCGGACTCGGGCCCGCGGGCTATGAAGCCGCTGTCGTGGCCGCCGTACGGTTGTTGGCAGAACGCGCAGAAGGGCGGACGTGA
- a CDS encoding tetratricopeptide repeat protein, whose translation MSEQPTKDQLLTAAQRLLEEGRYERAIHEYQRILTMDPKDQRVRLRLAELYIKQKQVGLAAKAFQEVATAYVAEGFYLKAVTVYKNLLRVDPSRHDVNLALAELYEKMGLNQDAIHQYQIVLRRHEQKGQAADALELRRRIVALDPEQLTNRVRLAEAYQLRGDEAASMREYESIAERLHEKGTEAQQVELYEKILSRRPDHLELLRRLCRIYAKQREWRKVLHWLTHGAKLVAQDAELLRLLAEVHAKLNQIESARSKWRELAELHVGQGDPDAALVAYEEVLLLAPEEATELTEAVDRVVPGGMVQLLARVEERRQQQLQEETAPEVAPAPAVNQHIQQVEARARAGASRRSVAPVEPPPTEEDLAGLRQRAEASLQLGQAYLQMAMADEARVEFQKALASYRRIASLEGSATLQETIARLERLLSPTTESQ comes from the coding sequence ATGTCCGAACAACCGACTAAAGACCAACTCTTGACCGCGGCGCAGCGACTCTTGGAAGAGGGCCGCTATGAACGCGCTATTCATGAGTATCAGCGCATCTTGACGATGGACCCGAAAGACCAGCGCGTGCGGTTGCGGTTGGCGGAACTCTACATCAAACAAAAGCAAGTGGGATTGGCGGCGAAGGCGTTCCAGGAAGTCGCCACGGCCTATGTCGCCGAGGGGTTTTATTTAAAGGCGGTGACGGTCTATAAAAATCTGCTGCGTGTCGATCCGTCGCGGCACGACGTGAATTTGGCATTGGCCGAATTGTACGAAAAGATGGGCCTGAATCAGGACGCGATTCATCAATATCAAATCGTGTTACGGCGCCATGAACAAAAAGGTCAAGCGGCGGATGCGCTGGAGTTGCGGCGACGGATCGTGGCGCTGGATCCGGAACAACTGACGAACCGCGTGCGTCTGGCCGAGGCGTATCAGCTGCGCGGCGACGAAGCAGCGAGCATGCGAGAGTATGAATCCATTGCGGAGCGGCTGCACGAAAAAGGGACCGAGGCGCAGCAAGTCGAGCTCTATGAAAAAATTCTGAGTCGTCGGCCAGATCATCTGGAACTGTTGCGGCGGCTGTGTCGGATCTACGCAAAGCAGCGCGAGTGGCGGAAGGTGCTGCACTGGCTGACGCATGGGGCGAAGCTCGTGGCGCAGGATGCGGAATTGCTGCGGCTGTTGGCGGAGGTCCACGCGAAGCTGAATCAAATCGAGTCGGCACGCAGCAAATGGCGAGAGTTGGCCGAACTCCACGTGGGGCAGGGCGATCCGGACGCCGCGCTCGTCGCGTATGAAGAAGTGCTGTTGTTGGCGCCGGAAGAGGCGACGGAGTTGACGGAAGCGGTCGATCGCGTTGTGCCGGGCGGGATGGTGCAGCTGTTGGCGCGTGTGGAGGAACGGCGGCAGCAGCAACTGCAAGAAGAAACGGCGCCGGAAGTCGCGCCGGCTCCGGCAGTGAACCAGCATATACAACAAGTCGAGGCGCGGGCGCGGGCCGGTGCATCGCGGCGCAGTGTGGCGCCGGTCGAGCCGCCGCCGACGGAAGAGGATCTGGCCGGTTTGCGGCAACGCGCGGAGGCAAGTCTCCAATTGGGGCAGGCGTATCTGCAAATGGCGATGGCCGACGAAGCGCGCGTGGAGTTTCAGAAGGCATTAGCGTCATATCGTCGCATCGCGTCGCTGGAGGGAAGTGCGACCTTGCAAGAGACGATCGCTCGGTTAGAACGGCTGCTTAGCCCCACTACGGAATCTCAGTAA
- a CDS encoding histidine--tRNA ligase: MKITTVKGMHDITPPETAIWCRLEGIARHLFERYGFAEMRTPIAERTPLFVRGVGASTELVQKEMYTFVDQGGEELTLRPEGTAPVVRSYIEHGLYQADPLAKLYYFGPMFRRERPQKGRFRQFHQIGVELLGTAHPAADAEVIVMAMRLCETLGLRDLRLEVNSLGCADCRPKYQQSLETFLGQVVGQLCEDCQRRVRTNPMRIFDCKNPQCQQALMEAPTVQDFWCDACGEHFRQVCEGLEAVQVTYWCNHRIARGLDYYMRTAFEIVSHSLGGAQNALCGGGRYDGLVRDLGGPDVPGVGFAIGIERLLLLMEQPLAVARLPRAIFVAALGPEARRLSMPLMAMLRDRDWIVEWDYEDRSLKSQLKRADRSGSRYVVIVGDDELSAAKAVVRDMETKQQADVALDQLVHYFADLGGVAA; the protein is encoded by the coding sequence ATGAAAATCACTACTGTCAAAGGGATGCACGACATCACGCCTCCGGAAACGGCCATTTGGTGCCGCTTAGAGGGGATCGCCCGCCATTTATTCGAGCGGTACGGGTTCGCGGAAATGCGCACCCCGATCGCCGAACGGACGCCGTTGTTTGTCCGCGGTGTCGGGGCCAGCACCGAGCTCGTGCAAAAGGAAATGTATACGTTCGTCGACCAAGGGGGCGAGGAACTGACGCTCCGGCCCGAAGGGACGGCGCCCGTGGTCCGGTCGTATATCGAACATGGATTGTATCAAGCGGATCCGTTAGCAAAACTTTATTACTTCGGACCGATGTTTCGTCGGGAACGGCCGCAAAAGGGGCGCTTCCGGCAGTTTCATCAAATTGGTGTGGAGCTCCTCGGGACGGCCCATCCGGCCGCCGATGCCGAAGTGATCGTGATGGCGATGCGGTTGTGCGAGACGCTGGGGTTGCGCGATTTGCGGTTGGAAGTGAATTCGCTCGGCTGTGCGGACTGTCGTCCGAAATATCAGCAATCGCTCGAGACGTTTCTCGGCCAAGTGGTCGGGCAGTTGTGCGAAGACTGCCAACGGCGCGTGCGCACCAATCCGATGCGAATCTTCGATTGTAAAAATCCACAATGCCAGCAAGCGCTGATGGAGGCGCCGACCGTGCAAGATTTTTGGTGCGACGCGTGCGGCGAACACTTCCGCCAAGTGTGCGAAGGGCTCGAGGCCGTGCAAGTGACGTATTGGTGCAACCACCGCATCGCCCGCGGCCTCGATTACTACATGCGCACCGCGTTCGAAATCGTCTCCCACAGCCTCGGCGGGGCGCAAAATGCGCTCTGCGGGGGCGGTCGCTACGACGGCCTGGTCCGCGATTTAGGCGGGCCGGATGTCCCCGGTGTCGGATTTGCGATCGGCATAGAACGTCTGCTCCTGTTGATGGAGCAACCGCTGGCCGTTGCGCGGTTGCCTCGCGCCATTTTCGTGGCGGCGTTAGGGCCGGAGGCGCGGCGCTTAAGTATGCCGCTGATGGCGATGCTGCGCGATCGCGATTGGATCGTGGAGTGGGATTACGAAGATCGTTCGCTGAAGTCACAGCTGAAGCGCGCGGATCGATCGGGGAGTCGCTATGTCGTGATCGTCGGCGACGACGAATTAAGCGCGGCGAAGGCCGTCGTCCGTGACATGGAAACAAAACAGCAAGCCGACGTCGCGCTCGATCAACTCGTCCATTATTTCGCCGATCTCGGAGGGGTGGCCGCATGA
- the aspS gene encoding aspartate--tRNA ligase has protein sequence MMQRTHHCSALRAADLGASVVLMGWVDTRRDHGGVVFFDLRDREGITQVVIDPQQVPALETVARTLRSEFVVVVQGIVSARPDGMTNPKLATGAIEVRALQCEVLNAAKPPPFEIGEATTAAEETRLKYRFLDLRRPPMQRMLRQRHVAAQIARRYLAEHGFIEVETPVLTKSTPEGARDFLVPARQTPGNFYALPQSPQLFKQLLMVAGLERYFQIVRCFRDEDLRADRQPEFTQIDIEVSFLPRDPFLDLCEGLVVALWREVLGVELRRPFDRLSYAQALGAYGTDAPDRRIPWQLVDCTDAFRGSEFRAFAEAVAAGGIVKALTIPGHSAHFSRAVLDGLPELVAPFGAKGVLPIRCDADGKWNSPLVKFFNEDARAALGHTLGVVPGSVTLFVAGPFKVVNQSLSLLRLHFAKALIPPNPDHYDFCWVLDFPLFEWDDTEQRFVAVHHPFTAPHPDDLEHLANDPGRCRAQAYDLVLNGSEIGGGSIRIHRTDVQSRVFEILQIAAAEAQEKFGFLLDALSYGAPPHGGIAFGFDRLMTILTHASSIRDVIAFPKTARGYDLMVNAPSPVNPQQLTELGLRLKP, from the coding sequence ATGATGCAGCGGACGCATCACTGCAGTGCGTTGCGCGCCGCTGACCTCGGTGCGAGTGTTGTCCTGATGGGATGGGTCGATACGCGACGCGATCACGGCGGCGTGGTGTTTTTTGATCTGCGCGATCGGGAAGGGATCACCCAAGTCGTCATCGATCCGCAGCAAGTGCCGGCATTGGAAACGGTCGCGCGGACGCTGCGGTCGGAATTTGTCGTCGTCGTGCAGGGAATCGTGAGCGCGCGTCCGGACGGGATGACGAACCCCAAGTTGGCCACCGGTGCGATCGAAGTGCGGGCGCTGCAGTGCGAGGTCCTGAACGCAGCGAAGCCGCCGCCGTTTGAGATCGGGGAAGCCACGACGGCGGCGGAAGAGACGCGGCTCAAATATCGCTTCCTCGATCTGCGTCGGCCGCCGATGCAACGAATGCTGCGGCAACGACACGTCGCCGCGCAAATCGCACGGCGCTATCTGGCGGAGCACGGCTTTATCGAAGTGGAGACGCCGGTCCTGACGAAGAGCACGCCGGAAGGGGCGCGCGACTTTCTGGTGCCGGCGCGCCAAACCCCGGGAAATTTTTACGCACTGCCGCAGTCGCCGCAGCTCTTCAAACAATTGCTGATGGTCGCCGGTCTGGAGCGCTACTTCCAAATCGTCCGCTGTTTTCGTGACGAAGACTTGCGCGCCGATCGGCAACCGGAATTCACGCAAATCGATATTGAAGTCTCGTTCCTGCCGCGCGACCCGTTCCTCGATCTGTGCGAGGGGCTCGTTGTGGCGCTGTGGCGCGAGGTGCTGGGCGTGGAACTGCGGCGACCATTCGATCGCCTGAGTTATGCGCAAGCTCTCGGCGCATACGGCACCGACGCCCCCGACCGCCGCATTCCGTGGCAGTTGGTCGATTGCACCGACGCCTTTCGCGGCAGCGAATTCCGTGCCTTTGCCGAAGCCGTCGCGGCGGGCGGGATCGTGAAGGCCCTCACCATTCCCGGCCACAGCGCGCATTTCAGCCGCGCGGTCCTGGACGGCTTGCCGGAGCTCGTCGCGCCGTTCGGCGCCAAAGGCGTGTTACCGATCCGCTGCGACGCCGACGGTAAATGGAATTCGCCATTGGTAAAATTCTTCAACGAAGACGCGCGGGCCGCATTAGGACATACGTTGGGCGTCGTGCCCGGATCCGTCACGCTGTTCGTCGCGGGACCGTTCAAGGTCGTCAATCAATCGCTCTCGCTGCTCCGACTCCATTTCGCCAAAGCGCTGATTCCGCCGAACCCCGACCACTACGACTTCTGTTGGGTCCTCGATTTCCCGTTGTTCGAATGGGACGACACGGAGCAGCGCTTCGTCGCCGTGCACCACCCATTCACCGCGCCGCACCCGGACGACTTGGAACATTTAGCCAACGATCCCGGACGTTGTCGCGCGCAGGCCTACGACTTGGTGCTGAACGGGAGCGAGATCGGCGGGGGATCGATCCGGATTCATCGCACCGATGTCCAATCCCGTGTATTTGAAATCCTGCAGATCGCTGCGGCCGAGGCGCAGGAAAAATTCGGCTTCTTGCTCGACGCGCTCAGCTACGGCGCGCCGCCGCACGGCGGTATCGCGTTCGGATTCGACCGCCTGATGACGATCCTGACCCACGCCTCGTCGATTCGCGACGTGATCGCGTTCCCGAAGACCGCGCGCGGCTACGACCTGATGGTCAACGCCCCCAGCCCCGTCAACCCACAACAGCTGACGGAGCTGGGATTGCGGTTGAAACCCTAG
- a CDS encoding prepilin-type N-terminal cleavage/methylation domain-containing protein produces the protein MNRLEQSRRTRHPRGFTMIELTLVIAILPLMVASLIGVSNFTASNLDRAARRLESDLRYCQQLAMAEEVNCGFRVNTVTQYQVYRQNLGNLVVDPYTRQGMQIDLPTNYQGVLFNANNYQVEFNRFGQPVIGSGTPIIIGMTGQTKSVTVNSTGYVQIQ, from the coding sequence ATGAACCGACTCGAACAGTCACGCCGCACCCGCCACCCGCGGGGATTTACGATGATCGAGCTCACGCTCGTAATTGCGATCCTCCCGCTGATGGTCGCGTCGCTGATCGGCGTGTCGAACTTCACCGCCAGCAACTTGGACCGCGCCGCGCGGCGCTTGGAATCGGACCTACGCTACTGCCAACAACTCGCGATGGCCGAAGAAGTGAACTGCGGATTCCGGGTGAATACCGTGACCCAATACCAAGTGTATCGGCAAAATCTTGGGAATCTGGTGGTGGATCCCTATACGCGCCAAGGGATGCAGATCGACTTGCCGACCAATTACCAAGGCGTGTTGTTTAACGCGAACAATTATCAAGTCGAATTCAATCGCTTCGGCCAACCGGTGATCGGATCGGGAACACCGATTATCATCGGAATGACGGGACAAACGAAGTCGGTGACCGTGAACAGTACCGGATACGTGCAGATCCAGTAA
- a CDS encoding prepilin-type N-terminal cleavage/methylation domain-containing protein, with product MQKAKCKRQNGRIGRRGFSATEVLLSMIILSIVALAVSPVFFQSVASYALATGRARVMHDARNAIMQMQREMITVTTARITGIQAQQFSFIDDNALAATYQFTPGAPFGTITRGATLVMPNAVNLTFSYFDANGAVTNVIANVRRIGVTIVAAAPNQGNLTLRTEVFPRNFAYTNFQQ from the coding sequence ATGCAAAAGGCAAAGTGCAAAAGGCAAAATGGACGGATCGGGAGGCGCGGGTTTTCTGCCACGGAGGTGTTGCTCTCGATGATCATCCTCTCGATCGTCGCGTTGGCGGTCTCGCCGGTCTTCTTTCAATCGGTGGCCTCGTATGCCCTCGCGACCGGACGCGCGCGCGTGATGCACGACGCGCGCAATGCAATCATGCAGATGCAGCGGGAAATGATTACGGTGACGACGGCCCGCATCACGGGGATTCAGGCCCAACAATTCAGCTTCATCGACGACAACGCGTTGGCCGCAACCTACCAATTTACGCCCGGGGCACCGTTCGGCACCATTACACGGGGCGCCACACTCGTGATGCCGAACGCGGTCAATTTGACCTTCAGCTACTTCGATGCGAACGGCGCAGTCACGAACGTGATCGCCAACGTGCGCCGCATCGGCGTGACGATCGTCGCTGCGGCGCCGAATCAAGGGAACTTGACGTTACGGACGGAAGTGTTTCCACGCAATTTTGCGTACACGAACTTTCAACAATGA
- the ispH gene encoding 4-hydroxy-3-methylbut-2-enyl diphosphate reductase: MEQVAPWSVERVLLTKPRGFCAGVERAIEVVEVCLQLYPPPVYVYHEIVHNTHVVKRLREAGAIFVDRVADVPPGAVLVFSAHGISPEVRDAAQTRTLIPIDATCPLVTKVHREAIQFAKEGCTILLVGHAGHQEVVGTMGEAPERIVLVETVEDVARVAVADPDRVAVITQTTLSIEDTINIIDAIKQRFPKVKFPPKEDICYATTNRQRAVKALAGDIDLVLVIGSANSSNSRRLAEVAKAQGVAAYLIDDVTKIDPAWFAGIKTVGITAGASAPEHLVTDVVAFFRQRGVQTVEERSVIPEDVRFGLPPELKRELAARDATRAVG; this comes from the coding sequence ATGGAACAAGTCGCCCCATGGTCCGTCGAACGCGTTTTGCTCACCAAGCCCCGTGGGTTCTGTGCGGGCGTGGAGCGGGCGATCGAAGTCGTCGAAGTCTGCCTGCAACTCTATCCGCCGCCCGTCTACGTGTATCACGAGATCGTGCATAACACGCATGTGGTGAAGCGGTTGCGGGAGGCCGGCGCGATCTTCGTCGATCGCGTCGCCGATGTCCCGCCAGGCGCAGTGCTGGTCTTTTCGGCGCATGGCATCTCGCCGGAAGTCCGCGATGCCGCGCAGACCCGCACCTTGATCCCGATCGACGCGACGTGTCCGCTGGTGACGAAAGTCCACCGCGAGGCAATCCAATTCGCGAAAGAAGGGTGTACGATCTTGCTCGTCGGCCATGCCGGACATCAAGAAGTGGTCGGCACGATGGGCGAGGCCCCGGAGCGGATTGTGTTAGTGGAAACGGTCGAAGATGTGGCCCGTGTCGCCGTGGCCGATCCGGACCGAGTCGCCGTCATTACGCAAACCACGCTCTCGATCGAAGACACGATCAATATCATCGACGCGATCAAACAACGCTTTCCCAAAGTAAAGTTCCCGCCGAAGGAAGATATCTGTTACGCCACGACGAATCGGCAACGCGCAGTGAAGGCGCTTGCCGGCGACATCGATTTGGTCTTGGTCATCGGCTCCGCCAATTCTTCCAACTCGCGCCGTCTCGCCGAAGTCGCGAAGGCGCAAGGCGTAGCGGCCTATTTGATCGACGACGTCACAAAGATCGATCCCGCGTGGTTTGCGGGCATCAAGACCGTCGGCATTACGGCCGGGGCATCGGCGCCGGAACACTTGGTCACGGACGTGGTCGCGTTCTTCCGACAGCGCGGCGTCCAGACGGTGGAAGAGCGTTCCGTGATTCCCGAAGACGTCCGTTTCGGTCTCCCCCCCGAACTCAAACGTGAACTCGCCGCCCGCGACGCCACCCGCGCCGTGGGGTGA